One Gadus morhua chromosome 23, gadMor3.0, whole genome shotgun sequence DNA segment encodes these proteins:
- the LOC115537205 gene encoding nectin-3-like, whose amino-acid sequence MIIPHYGMYWSTPNMLHSFMWILKLHFSVMQMFLENNHVDSAPAPSIQTLQEGTLTEGSRVTFTCRAIAPCPTQPPHLSWNQSGGPEGRPEPHGDQEPNVRTRRLIITLSDRHDGVRLTCLAEYPVSDPAGGPSIRTAESVVTLNVSYSPKDTQASVSPPTVSLGSVVNLTCTSRANPPVLRFTWFRSSAEGPLNVSDGSLYSYNVSSYREIYYCVATNPLGNQTSEEIKLTIIGKSTSSHRPFNKNLTRPITHIPNISLNNL is encoded by the exons ATGATTATTCCCCACTATGGAATGTACTGGTCAACACCAAACATGCTGCATTCATTCATGTGGATATTAAAGCTACATTTCAGCGTAATgcaaatgtttcttgaaaacaACCACGTAGATTCAGCCCCAGCACCCTCCATACAGACCCTCCAGGAGGGAACACTAACGGAGGGGAGCAGGGTAACGTTCACCTGCAGGGCCATCGCACCCTGTCCCACCCAGCCGCCTCACCTGAGCTGGAACCAGTCAGGAGGCCCTGAGGGCCGGCCGGAACCGCACGGAGACCAAGAGCCTAACGTCAGGACCCGGCGGCTGATTATCACTCTGTCGGACCGACATGACGGGGTCCGCCTCACCTGTCTGGCGGAGTATCCGGTGAGCGACCCAGCAGGCGGGCCCAGCATCAGAACAGCAGAGAGCGTCGTGACGCTCAACGTTTCCT ATTCCCCGAAGGATACGCAGGCCTCCGTCAGCCCCCCCACGGTGTCGCTGGGCAGTGTGGTCAACCTGACGTGCACCAGCAGAGCCAACCCCCCCGTTCTCCGGTTCACCTGGTTCAGGAGCAGTGCGGAGGGACCACTGAACGTGTCAGATGGATCTTTGTACAGCTACAATGTGTCCAGCTACAGAGAAATCTACTACTGCGTGGCCACGAATCCCTTGGGAAACCAAACATCAGAAGAGATTAAGCTAACTATTATCGGTAAATCAACTTCTTCCCATAGACCCTTTAATAAAAACCTAACTAGGCCAATAACACATATCCCAAATATATCCCTCAACAATCTCTAA